One part of the Odontesthes bonariensis isolate fOdoBon6 chromosome 15, fOdoBon6.hap1, whole genome shotgun sequence genome encodes these proteins:
- the LOC142400222 gene encoding leucine-rich repeat-containing protein 24-like isoform X1: protein MAVLLLLLVSMLLLSPHIRASPSCPVGCRCYSLTVECGSTHLRDIPKHIPPSTQTIFLQDNMISQIRRLDLALLKHLHYLYLQNNTISGVESGSFQDQGQLLELALNGNRIHLVTADMFQGLEHLRILYLSGNDITRLTDYTFRGLQRLQELHLQHNSIEMIADQALVGLSSLALLDLSRNNLHTMGPASLRPLVSLQVLRITDNPWRCDCALHWLRSWIDEAGQRLLSSAERRLVCTEPPRLSHLSLVEVPLNSLVCIPPLVQLEPRRLAVRLGDSLRVSCHASGYPRPQVTWRKASQGKVVHSPRGLVQEFGAGGGGMDGPEEPSEEGRVSLQKTAGERFDPDTGSGMLFLSNVTVAHAGFYECEAWNAGGVAKVTFQLAINTSTSSSSSSSIWASWSQVSSPYSPAWPRMRSHGPALGSDVSREPLYALGSMAFSALGAATQTAIAVGISLLALTALLLVAMIYSRHHQRDKADGAEKQEESILYVNDYSDGPTTFAQLEEYRDERGHEMYVLNRAKPVLPPAPLPAVSTTNLGCSAASDTSSNTLSVGPGQTSSPTLVPNKQQQQQQQKDGDIRTMRRMAGEGGEAEPVIPSEAEGMFLNHPGMFMESQIAYEIHC, encoded by the exons ATGgctgtgttgttgctgcttctTGTCTCCATGCTGCTCCTGTCCCCGCACATCCGAGCTTCTCCCTCCTGTCCGGTGGGCTGTCGCTGTTATAGCCTCACCGTGGAGTGTGGCTCCACACACCTGAGGGACATCCCCAAACACATTCCTCCTTCCACTCAG ACAATCTTCCTCCAGGACAATATGATTAGTCAGATCCGTCGACTGGACCTTGCTCTGCTGAAACATCTGCACTACCTGTATCTGCAG AACAACACCATCTCAGGTGTGGAGTCTGGCTCTTTCCAGGACCAGGGTCAGCTGTTGGAGCTAGCTCTGAATGGGAACCGCATCCACCTGGTGACAGCTGACATGTTTCAGGGGCTTGAACACCTCCGTATTCTCTACCTGTCAGGAAATGACATCACACGTCTGACAGACTACACCTTCCGTGGTTTACAG CGACTGCAGGAGCTccatttgcagcataacagcatAGAAATGATAGCAGACCAGGCCCTGGTTGGGCTGAGCTCTCTGGCTCTGCTGGACCTCAGCAGGAATAATCTTCACACCATGGGTCCTGCATCACTGCGGCCTCTGGTTAGCCTGCAGGTGCTCCGTATTACAG ACAACCCATGGCGCTGTGACTGTGCTCTGCACTGGCTGAGGAGCTGGATTGATGAGGCAGGTCAGCGGCTGCTCAGCTCTGCAGAGCGCCGGCTGGTCTGCACCGAGCCACCACGCCTCTCTCACCTCAGCCTGGTGGAGGTCCCTCTCAACAGCCTGGTGTGTATCCCTCCTCTGGTGCAGCTGGAGCCCAGGAGGCTGGCAGTGCGCCTGGGAGACAGCCTCAGGGTGTCCTGCCATGCCTCTGGTTATCCTCGTCCTCAG GTGACCTGGAGGAAAGCATCCCAGGGTAAAGTAGTGCACTCTCCCAGAGGCCTGGTTCAGGAGTTTGGTGCTGGAGGAGGTGGCATGGACGGACCAGAGGAGCCCTCAGAGGAAGGCAGAGTCAGTCTGCAGAAGACTGCCGGCGAGCGCTTTGACCCTGACACCGGCAGCGGCATGCTGTTTCTCAGCAATGTCACAGTGGCCCATGCAGGTTTCTATGAATGTGAGGCCTGGAACGCAGGAGGTGTGGCTAAGGTGACCTTTCAGCTTGCCATCAACACGTCCAcatcgtcctcctcctcctcttcaatCTGGGCCTCGTGGTCTCAGGTGTCCTCACCATACTCCCCTGCCTGGCCCCGAATGAGAAGCCATGGTCCCGCTTTGGGCTCCGACGTGAGCCGGGAGCCCCTGTATGCCCTGGGCAGCATGGCCTTCAGTGCTCTGGGAGCTGCCACACAGACCGCCATCGCTGTGGGCATTTCCTTGTTGGCTTTGACTGCTCTGCTGCTCGTTGCCATGATCTACAGCCGACATCACCAGCGAGATAAGGCTGATGGTGCTGAAAAG CAGGAGGAGAGCATACTGTATGTGAATGACTACTCTGATGGCCCCACCACCTTTGCCCAGCTGGAAGAGTACCGTGACGAGCGAGGCCATGAAATGTACGTCCTGAACAGAGCCAAGCCTGTGCTTCCTCCTGCTCCGCTACCAGCCGTCTCCACCACCAACCTAGGCTGCTCCGCGGCATCCGACACCTCTAGTAATACCCTCTCTGTGGGGCCTGGCCAAACTTCAAGTCCCACGCTTGTTcccaacaaacagcaacaacaacaacaacagaaggaCGGTGACATACGGACCATGAGGAGAATGGCAGGGGAAGGAGGAGAAGCAGAGCCTGTGATCCCATCAGAGGCCGAGGGAATGTTTCTTAACCACCCAGGAATGTTCATGGAATCTCAGATCGCATATGAGATCCACTGCTAA
- the LOC142400222 gene encoding leucine-rich repeat-containing protein 24-like isoform X2 gives MAVLLLLLVSMLLLSPHIRASPSCPVGCRCYSLTVECGSTHLRDIPKHIPPSTQTIFLQDNMISQIRRLDLALLKHLHYLYLQNNTISGVESGSFQDQGQLLELALNGNRIHLVTADMFQGLEHLRILYLSGNDITRLTDYTFRGLQRLQELHLQHNSIEMIADQALVGLSSLALLDLSRNNLHTMGPASLRPLVSLQVLRITDNPWRCDCALHWLRSWIDEAGQRLLSSAERRLVCTEPPRLSHLSLVEVPLNSLVCIPPLVQLEPRRLAVRLGDSLRVSCHASGYPRPQVTWRKASQGKVVHSPRGLVQEFGAGGGGMDGPEEPSEEGRVSLQKTAGERFDPDTGSGMLFLSNVTVAHAGFYECEAWNAGGVAKVTFQLAINTSTSSSSSSSIWASWSQVSSPYSPAWPRMRSHGPALGSDVSREPLYALGSMAFSALGAATQTAIAVGISLLALTALLLVAMIYSRHHQRDKADGAEKEESILYVNDYSDGPTTFAQLEEYRDERGHEMYVLNRAKPVLPPAPLPAVSTTNLGCSAASDTSSNTLSVGPGQTSSPTLVPNKQQQQQQQKDGDIRTMRRMAGEGGEAEPVIPSEAEGMFLNHPGMFMESQIAYEIHC, from the exons ATGgctgtgttgttgctgcttctTGTCTCCATGCTGCTCCTGTCCCCGCACATCCGAGCTTCTCCCTCCTGTCCGGTGGGCTGTCGCTGTTATAGCCTCACCGTGGAGTGTGGCTCCACACACCTGAGGGACATCCCCAAACACATTCCTCCTTCCACTCAG ACAATCTTCCTCCAGGACAATATGATTAGTCAGATCCGTCGACTGGACCTTGCTCTGCTGAAACATCTGCACTACCTGTATCTGCAG AACAACACCATCTCAGGTGTGGAGTCTGGCTCTTTCCAGGACCAGGGTCAGCTGTTGGAGCTAGCTCTGAATGGGAACCGCATCCACCTGGTGACAGCTGACATGTTTCAGGGGCTTGAACACCTCCGTATTCTCTACCTGTCAGGAAATGACATCACACGTCTGACAGACTACACCTTCCGTGGTTTACAG CGACTGCAGGAGCTccatttgcagcataacagcatAGAAATGATAGCAGACCAGGCCCTGGTTGGGCTGAGCTCTCTGGCTCTGCTGGACCTCAGCAGGAATAATCTTCACACCATGGGTCCTGCATCACTGCGGCCTCTGGTTAGCCTGCAGGTGCTCCGTATTACAG ACAACCCATGGCGCTGTGACTGTGCTCTGCACTGGCTGAGGAGCTGGATTGATGAGGCAGGTCAGCGGCTGCTCAGCTCTGCAGAGCGCCGGCTGGTCTGCACCGAGCCACCACGCCTCTCTCACCTCAGCCTGGTGGAGGTCCCTCTCAACAGCCTGGTGTGTATCCCTCCTCTGGTGCAGCTGGAGCCCAGGAGGCTGGCAGTGCGCCTGGGAGACAGCCTCAGGGTGTCCTGCCATGCCTCTGGTTATCCTCGTCCTCAG GTGACCTGGAGGAAAGCATCCCAGGGTAAAGTAGTGCACTCTCCCAGAGGCCTGGTTCAGGAGTTTGGTGCTGGAGGAGGTGGCATGGACGGACCAGAGGAGCCCTCAGAGGAAGGCAGAGTCAGTCTGCAGAAGACTGCCGGCGAGCGCTTTGACCCTGACACCGGCAGCGGCATGCTGTTTCTCAGCAATGTCACAGTGGCCCATGCAGGTTTCTATGAATGTGAGGCCTGGAACGCAGGAGGTGTGGCTAAGGTGACCTTTCAGCTTGCCATCAACACGTCCAcatcgtcctcctcctcctcttcaatCTGGGCCTCGTGGTCTCAGGTGTCCTCACCATACTCCCCTGCCTGGCCCCGAATGAGAAGCCATGGTCCCGCTTTGGGCTCCGACGTGAGCCGGGAGCCCCTGTATGCCCTGGGCAGCATGGCCTTCAGTGCTCTGGGAGCTGCCACACAGACCGCCATCGCTGTGGGCATTTCCTTGTTGGCTTTGACTGCTCTGCTGCTCGTTGCCATGATCTACAGCCGACATCACCAGCGAGATAAGGCTGATGGTGCTGAAAAG GAGGAGAGCATACTGTATGTGAATGACTACTCTGATGGCCCCACCACCTTTGCCCAGCTGGAAGAGTACCGTGACGAGCGAGGCCATGAAATGTACGTCCTGAACAGAGCCAAGCCTGTGCTTCCTCCTGCTCCGCTACCAGCCGTCTCCACCACCAACCTAGGCTGCTCCGCGGCATCCGACACCTCTAGTAATACCCTCTCTGTGGGGCCTGGCCAAACTTCAAGTCCCACGCTTGTTcccaacaaacagcaacaacaacaacaacagaaggaCGGTGACATACGGACCATGAGGAGAATGGCAGGGGAAGGAGGAGAAGCAGAGCCTGTGATCCCATCAGAGGCCGAGGGAATGTTTCTTAACCACCCAGGAATGTTCATGGAATCTCAGATCGCATATGAGATCCACTGCTAA